A stretch of the Geovibrio thiophilus genome encodes the following:
- a CDS encoding cation:proton antiporter, with the protein MHSGEAFLLLAFCLGAYFAPFISKRLMIPVAVGEILLGIGLGWFFADVHYSKEIIGFLAELGFLVLMYLAGMEIDFENIRTLPKKDLASYGAVALLIVVFSLITATLMGDEPIMAVAYMTVAIGLLFPVLQDTGLINTKEGQALLVIGGIGEVFSLLGLTLAVLYYRYGVTPEAGIHVLKIGAFIFFVYAVTKFLRLMIWWFPKIAVIFTTTGNLSEMGIRANFVNMFVFVAAAAFMNIEPIVGAFIGGMLFSMLFFAKEDIVDIFSGVGNGFLIPVFFIHVGLGFDLGNLKNFAVVSHGLAIAAILLSIRVVSVIPMFFSALPRKIIIVTPFALSFPLTLMVTVATLGRQYEMMNAETSASLIICAVVTAVVYPVFSKAIVRALYSKENFAD; encoded by the coding sequence ATGCATAGCGGCGAGGCGTTTCTTCTTCTCGCTTTCTGTCTCGGGGCGTACTTTGCCCCTTTTATCTCAAAACGTCTGATGATACCTGTCGCCGTGGGAGAAATCCTTCTGGGGATAGGTCTCGGCTGGTTCTTTGCCGATGTGCACTACAGCAAGGAGATAATAGGCTTTCTCGCCGAACTCGGATTCCTTGTGCTTATGTATCTCGCCGGAATGGAAATAGATTTTGAAAATATCCGCACACTTCCCAAGAAGGATCTCGCCAGTTACGGGGCGGTTGCCCTGCTGATTGTGGTTTTTTCCCTGATTACCGCAACTCTCATGGGGGATGAGCCAATAATGGCGGTGGCGTATATGACAGTCGCCATAGGTCTGCTTTTCCCCGTGTTGCAGGACACAGGACTGATCAACACCAAAGAGGGGCAAGCGCTCCTTGTCATAGGGGGAATAGGCGAGGTTTTCAGCCTTCTGGGGCTCACATTAGCCGTTCTTTACTACAGATACGGCGTAACCCCTGAGGCGGGAATACATGTGCTGAAAATCGGAGCGTTTATTTTCTTTGTATACGCTGTGACCAAGTTTCTGCGGCTTATGATATGGTGGTTCCCAAAAATCGCCGTCATATTTACCACAACCGGCAACCTTTCGGAGATGGGCATAAGGGCAAACTTTGTTAACATGTTTGTGTTTGTCGCCGCGGCGGCATTTATGAATATAGAGCCCATTGTGGGCGCCTTTATCGGCGGGATGCTGTTTTCCATGCTGTTCTTTGCCAAAGAGGATATTGTGGATATTTTCAGCGGAGTGGGAAACGGGTTTCTCATTCCCGTGTTCTTCATCCATGTCGGGCTGGGGTTTGATCTGGGCAATCTGAAAAACTTCGCCGTGGTTTCCCATGGCTTGGCAATCGCCGCTATACTTCTCAGCATCCGGGTCGTTTCGGTTATCCCTATGTTTTTCTCCGCTCTGCCGAGAAAGATTATTATAGTCACTCCGTTCGCTCTGTCATTCCCTCTCACTCTGATGGTTACCGTTGCCACTCTGGGCAGGCAGTATGAGATGATGAATGCGGAAACCTCCGCCTCGCTGATCATCTGCGCTGTGGTTACGGCGGTGGTTTACCCTGTTTTCAGCAAGGCGATAGTCAGGGCACTTTACAGCAAGGAAAACTTTGCGGATTAA
- the mscL gene encoding large-conductance mechanosensitive channel protein MscL, giving the protein MAVIQEFKKFAMRGNVADMAIGIIIGGAFGKIVSSLVADVLMPPLGLLLGNVNFSDLAVTLKAASGDVAAVTLNYGKFIQTVLDFIIMAFAVFMLIKGMNSLKKKEEEAPAAPPAPSKEEQLLAEIRDILKNK; this is encoded by the coding sequence ATGGCTGTAATTCAGGAGTTCAAAAAATTTGCCATGCGCGGAAACGTTGCGGACATGGCGATTGGTATCATAATCGGCGGAGCGTTCGGCAAAATAGTTTCGAGCCTTGTTGCGGATGTGCTCATGCCGCCCCTCGGTCTGCTGCTGGGCAATGTTAATTTCAGCGATCTTGCCGTCACTCTTAAGGCTGCCTCCGGCGATGTAGCGGCAGTTACGCTTAATTACGGCAAATTTATTCAGACCGTACTTGACTTCATAATAATGGCTTTCGCCGTGTTCATGCTTATCAAAGGGATGAACAGCCTGAAAAAGAAGGAAGAGGAAGCCCCCGCCGCACCGCCTGCGCCTTCCAAGGAAGAGCAGCTTCTCGCCGAGATACGGGACATACTCAAAAACAAATAA
- a CDS encoding restriction endonuclease subunit S, with the protein MEKVKWGEFRLGDLFEINSYKKRFDANKVDVLTEGQFPYIVRMGTNNGQKGYINEDEAYLNEGNTISFGQDTATMFYQEKPYFTGDKIKIIKARDSRFNKKNAQFFISTMMKSFSSFSWGSSSFNIEIIKNQKMSLPVSENGEIDFEFMENFIAELEAERIAELEAYLSATGLNDYTLTPEELQALDDFESLDWQCFNIEKLFGKSTRGKRLKSADRISGTLPFVTAGEANEGVSAFIGNDVTVFSKNTITIDMFGSAKYRNYKYGGDDHIAVVHTETLPKYASIFVTTAIHKSSYTGEFHYGRNFYAKDADVLNIYLPTLNNQPDYAIMETFISAIHKLVIKDVVLYADRKIEATKTAVNKQT; encoded by the coding sequence CTGGAGAAAGTTAAGTGGGGTGAGTTTAGATTGGGTGATTTGTTTGAGATTAATTCTTATAAGAAAAGATTTGATGCAAACAAAGTTGATGTATTAACAGAAGGACAATTTCCCTATATTGTTAGAATGGGAACGAATAATGGGCAAAAAGGCTATATTAATGAAGATGAAGCCTATTTGAACGAAGGTAATACCATTTCGTTTGGGCAAGATACTGCAACAATGTTTTATCAAGAGAAGCCTTATTTTACCGGAGATAAAATAAAAATAATAAAAGCAAGAGACAGCAGATTTAATAAAAAAAATGCACAGTTTTTTATATCAACAATGATGAAATCTTTTAGCTCTTTTTCTTGGGGTAGTTCGAGCTTTAATATAGAAATTATTAAAAATCAGAAAATGTCATTACCTGTATCAGAAAATGGAGAAATTGATTTTGAATTTATGGAAAACTTTATAGCGGAACTGGAAGCTGAACGTATAGCGGAACTGGAAGCATACTTATCTGCTACCGGTCTAAACGATTATACTTTAACACCTGAAGAGCTGCAGGCTTTGGATGATTTTGAAAGCTTAGATTGGCAATGTTTTAATATTGAAAAATTATTTGGAAAGTCTACTCGTGGGAAACGCTTGAAAAGTGCAGATAGGATTAGCGGAACTTTACCTTTTGTAACAGCAGGGGAAGCAAATGAGGGGGTTTCAGCATTTATAGGAAATGATGTCACTGTTTTTTCAAAAAATACAATAACAATTGATATGTTTGGTTCTGCGAAATATAGAAATTATAAATATGGAGGCGATGATCATATTGCAGTTGTGCATACTGAGACCTTGCCAAAATATGCATCTATTTTTGTAACAACTGCAATTCACAAATCATCCTACACAGGCGAGTTTCATTACGGAAGAAATTTTTATGCAAAAGATGCTGATGTGTTGAATATTTATCTTCCAACTCTAAACAATCAGCCGGATTATGCAATAATGGAAACCTTTATTTCTGCCATTCATAAGCTGGTTATAAAGGATGTTGTTTTGTATGCAGACAGGAAAATAGAGGCTACGAAAACAGCCGTAAATAAACAAACATAG
- the hisF gene encoding imidazole glycerol phosphate synthase subunit HisF yields MLAKRIIPCLDVKDGRVVKGTNFVNLRDAGDPVEVAQIYDEQGADELTFLDITASSDNRSIILDVVAKTAERVFMPVTVGGGVRTLDDIRSLLNSGADKVSINSAAVARPEFVSEAALRFGSQCTVVAIDAKMKADGSGWEVYTHGGRKPTGIDVVEWAALMEKYGSGEILLTSMDKDGVKDGFDLRLTRAVADAVSIPVIASGGAGSPQHMYEGVTEGGADAVLAASIFHYKEYSIAEVKQYLADRGVPVRMV; encoded by the coding sequence ATGCTGGCGAAGAGAATTATCCCCTGTCTGGATGTGAAGGACGGCAGGGTTGTTAAGGGAACAAACTTTGTGAATCTGCGTGATGCGGGCGACCCCGTGGAAGTGGCGCAGATTTATGACGAACAGGGAGCTGATGAGCTCACTTTTCTTGATATAACAGCCAGCTCCGACAACAGAAGCATCATTCTTGATGTAGTCGCAAAAACTGCGGAGCGTGTGTTCATGCCCGTTACCGTGGGCGGCGGCGTACGCACGCTGGATGATATACGCAGTCTGCTGAACTCCGGTGCGGACAAGGTTTCCATCAACTCCGCAGCTGTCGCCAGACCTGAGTTTGTCAGTGAGGCTGCGCTCCGGTTCGGTTCCCAGTGCACTGTAGTTGCCATAGACGCCAAGATGAAGGCGGACGGCAGTGGTTGGGAGGTTTACACACACGGCGGGCGCAAGCCCACGGGCATTGATGTTGTGGAGTGGGCGGCACTCATGGAAAAATACGGCAGCGGGGAGATCCTTCTGACCAGCATGGATAAGGACGGCGTGAAGGACGGCTTTGACCTCAGGCTTACCCGAGCCGTGGCGGACGCGGTTTCCATACCCGTCATAGCCTCCGGCGGTGCGGGCAGCCCTCAGCATATGTATGAAGGAGTAACGGAAGGCGGCGCGGACGCTGTGCTTGCGGCAAGTATATTTCACTATAAGGAATACTCCATAGCAGAGGTGAAGCAGTACCTCGCCGACAGGGGCGTTCCGGTAAGGATGGTATAG
- the hisE gene encoding phosphoribosyl-ATP diphosphatase, with amino-acid sequence MNTEIIGKLVETVRERKRNPQDDSYTCKLLEAGENKLVKKLGEENAEFIRAFLKESDDSVAGEAADIIYHMVVALEYRGVSFESVLEVLENRFGKSGIRK; translated from the coding sequence ATGAACACCGAAATTATAGGCAAACTGGTAGAAACAGTAAGAGAAAGGAAACGCAACCCGCAGGACGACTCCTACACCTGCAAGCTTCTGGAAGCGGGCGAGAACAAGCTTGTGAAGAAACTCGGCGAAGAGAACGCCGAATTTATAAGAGCATTTCTGAAAGAAAGCGATGATTCCGTGGCTGGCGAAGCTGCGGATATAATTTACCATATGGTGGTTGCTCTGGAATACAGAGGAGTGTCGTTTGAATCCGTTCTGGAGGTTCTTGAGAACCGTTTCGGAAAATCAGGGATAAGAAAGTGA